The following coding sequences lie in one Montipora foliosa isolate CH-2021 chromosome 11, ASM3666993v2, whole genome shotgun sequence genomic window:
- the LOC137975107 gene encoding testis-specific gene 10 protein-like, producing MDKTVEGADQDASAPQSAGNFNLEQCGRKLSLKDIRRYGKKTLPCPGGCGEELELRDIPDHDCIKELRKKLESAENSVSKGQSTDSETSIMENVYKEHLALQDRKIEQMSTEIKELLSERSRRDDIFNNKETFYKEQIAALRDQVAKLEKRLQLRRPSNHDDKAFEENDAVKEWALRYDKLLAEKITLETLFQRRERQCEREVEALKEEAAMLRESLHLEREMLSLEHDFTTFNKLASLTDQLETLVQHKHQQRGRRKHHKAKDLCKDTLMPNGKIQRRRVPNSVGSSNSESVDFEEDMDVEGISN from the coding sequence ATGGATAAGACAGTAGAGGGAGCAGATCAAGACGCCAGTGCACCACAATCCGCTGGAAATTTTAATCTAGAACAGTGTGGTCGAAAACTGTCTTTGAAAGATATAAGACGGTATGGAAAGAAAACACTCCCATGTCCGGGGGGATGTGGAGAGGAGCTTGAACTGCGTGACATTCCGGATCATGATTGCATCAAGGAATTGAGGAAAAAGTTGGAGAGTGCGGAGAATAGTGTATCGAAAGGACAATCTACCGACAGCGAAACTAGCATAATGGAGAATGTGTACAAAGAACATCTAGCGCTTCAAGATCGAAAAATCGAACAGATGTCAACCGAGATCAAGGAGCTGCTGTCAGAACGGTCGCGTCGAGACGACATATTCAATAACAAGGAGACTTTTTACAAGGAACAAATTGCAGCGCTGAGGGATCAGGTAGCGAAACTGGAGAAAAGGCTTCAACTCCGAAGGCCTTCGAATCACGATGACAAAGCGTTTGAAGAGAATGATGCAGTCAAGGAATGGGCTCTGAGGTACGACAAATTACTCGCCGAAAAGATCACGCTAGAAACTCTATTTCAGAGAAGAGAACGCCAGTGTGAACGCGAAGTAGAAGCGCTTAAAGAGGAAGCTGCTATGCTCCGTGAAAGCCTCCACCTCGAGCGAGAGATGCTATCACTGGAGCATGACTTCACAACGTTTAACAAGCTGGCAAGTTTAACAGATCAGTTGGAAACTCTTGTGCAACATAAACATCAACAGCGTGGAAGACGCAAGCACCACAAGGCCAAAGACTTGTGCAAGGATACACTAATGCCGAACGGGAAAATTCAACGAAGACGAGTTCCCAATTCGGTGGGAAGTTCTAACTCCGAGTCCGTGGATTTTGAAGAAGATATGGACGTGGAAGGTATCAGCAATTAG
- the LOC137974898 gene encoding uncharacterized protein, whose translation MEPYMVPDEFIKAPPRDHLGNAMYVKHVNIRGRWVQPPLRYDKVEGGNLMLEYLVSANGPQVVDRLMTVTFKVSKQRNGSDTEDRAENILKRGIAFSGTIYRFLGHSNSQLKEKTCFLMNATEEEIYELLACFGDFSKVKTAAKRAKRIGLLFSSFTRSVNLEEHEYCVIDDVQRGNYIFTDGCGFMSDEFAKQIQDVQNLEAKPSVVQIRYQGFKGVLLINRQIRDHEQVKVQFRKSMKKFGIPDERMRSTCTTLGVVKCSRPYTVGYLNKQIIMLMADSGVNHSYLNSLQNKFHLMLRELGVSRESTEEYLCIKGEVKLVERLHNYGLESHRLQKDLKSLRAREVKKMQKDNMADETDYADEASASLQQTSKCKLRVLVPRSRIVFAVCDPFNELEYGQCVFQPTLLDEDQFIAFQAAQEVMVVRNPCYHVGDIRVLKLVKHMQQYDHLNDCIVFPTKGRRPHADESSGGDLDGDEFFVSWDSQLIPQWRSAPFDYSSSSPLDVIPNAIKQYWEQITNPLLKSVADWSHKSLPALFGSAEEAEKAKKMKERRHMLEYFTSFNNDLVGRVDSIFMKFASLYGPSCQECVYLNRFFSDAVDMVASKTSVIEKLQRLEREYRRLAQNPSLGRPQASGGSLFEFLIGRQKPPFKPGDDVWTLMEERTKSFVEEMSGRG comes from the exons GTGGTAGACAGGCTCATGACGGTAACTTTCAAGGTCTCCAAGCAGCGAAATGGTTCGGACACTGAGGACAGAGCGGAAAATATCTTGAAGCGAGGGATCGCTTTTAGCGGCACAATATACCGATTCCTTGGTCATTCCAACTCGCAGTTAAAAGAAAAGACCTGTTTTCTGATGAATGCTACGGAAGAAGAAATCTACGAGTTGCTGGCTTGTTTTGGAGATTTTTCCAAGGTCAAGACCGCAGCTAAACGCGCCAAGAG gATTGGACTTTTATTCTCCTCGTTCACGCGCAGCGTTAACTTAGAAGAACACGAGTACTGTGTAATTGACGATGTCCAACGCGGCAACTATATCTTCACCGACGGTTGCGGTTTTATGTCCGACGAATTCGCGAAGCAAATACAAGATGTCCAAAATCTCGAAGCCAAACCTAGTGTGGTGCAAATTCGGTATCAAGGCTTCAAAGGCGTGCTCCTTATTAATCGGCAGATTAGAGATCACGAACAAGTCAAGGTTCAATTTCGCAAATCCATGAAGAAGTTTGGCATCCCGGATGAGCGCATGCGCAGTACGTGCACAACGCTTGGGGTTGTGAAGTGCTCACGGCCGTATACAGTTGGTTATCTGAATAAACAGATTATCATGTTAATGGCCGACAGTGGGGTCAACCATAGCTATCTAAATTCACTGCAAAACAAGTTTCACCTGATGCTGAGAGAGCTTGGTGTCTCAAGAGAATCCACTGAAGAGTATCTGTGTATCAAAGGAGAAGTAAAGTTAGTGGAAAGGCTACATAACTATGGCTTGGAGAGTCATCGACTTCAAAAAGACTTAAAAAGCCTGCGCGCCAGGGAAGTCAAGAAAATGCAGAAGGACAACATGGCTGACGAAACGGACTACGCTGATGAAGCTAGTGCCAGTCTTCAGCAGACATCAAAGTGCAAGCTAAGGGTCCTGGTACCTAG ATCGCGGATAGTGTTTGCGGTTTGTGATCCTTTTAACGAGCTCGAATATGGCCAATGTGTTTTCCAGCCAACTTTGCTTGATGAGGATCAATTCATAGCTTTCCAAGCTGCACAGGAAGTGATGGTGGTTCGCAATCCATGTTACCATGTCGGAGACATCCGTGTTCTGAAATTAGTGAAACACATGCAACAGTACGATCATCTCAACGACTGCATCGTATTTCCGACGAAGGGACGTCGACCTCATGCCGATGAATCTTCGGGAGGTGATCTCGATGGCGACGAGTTCTTTGTAAGTTGGGACTCCCAGCTGATTCCTCAGTGGCGAAGTGCCCCGTTCGACTACTCGTCAAGCAGCCCACTCGACGTCATCCCAAATGCTATTAAACAG TACTGGGAGCAGATCACCAACCCACTGCTTAAGAGTGTTGCCGACTGGAGTCACAAATCACTGCCAGCCTTGTTTGGGTCGGCGGAGGAAGCCGAGAAAGCCAAGAAAATGAAGGAGAGACGACATATGCTTGAATACTTTACGAGTTTCAATAATGATTTAGTGGGAAGGGTGGATTCCATTTTCATGAAGTTTGCTTCTCTTTACGGTCCCTCCTGCCAGGAATGTGTCTATTTAAACAG GTTCTTCTCGGATGCTGTGGATATGGTTGCTTCGAAGACGAGTGTCATTGAGAAACTACAACGACTGGAACGCGAGTACAGAAGACTGGCGCAAAATCCATCCCTCGGTCGTCCACAAGCTTCAGGAGGGTCGCTCTTCGAATTCTTGATAGGCAGACAAAAGCCACCCTTCAAACCAGGCGATGATGTGTGGACGCTGATGGAAGAAAGAACAAAATCATTCGTGGAGGAAATGTCGGGGAGAGGTTAG